One Electrophorus electricus isolate fEleEle1 chromosome 13, fEleEle1.pri, whole genome shotgun sequence DNA segment encodes these proteins:
- the mtfr1l gene encoding mitochondrial fission regulator 1-like, which translates to METEAAVIPIWQNKPHGATRSVVRRIGSTLPLRASHRTCFQVLPGLPLLRHMDGPLVPTLADIGWIAADEEETYARVRSDTRPFRHEWRPTPLLVLHRNSSVPNFRREGKRMEGLRKPGVTALNQATALQDQLSRLRAQIAKIVAGESDSNPLTPELLSPDDTTMGFTMAPFETSAYHPAPSASFVISDVTEEEEEDVEEDEDGVEVSELVPDPVPPASMTASATFDLDHPSAGFREPEEDTVSLSKSTSFADVKDILRDMNRIKICKDRFSRGCVSLREEDSATLISEALRKKFSLREDDIILKK; encoded by the exons ATGGAGACCGAAGCG GCGGTCATACCTATTTGGCAAAATAAACCTCACGGTGCGACCCGCAGCGTGGTCAGACGGATCGGCTCCACTCTGCCCCTAAGAGCCAGCCACAGGACATGCTTCCAG GTCCTGCCAGGTCTTCCTTTGCTGCGACACATGGACGGCCCCTTGGTTCCTACTCTGGCCGACATCGGTTGGATCGCAGCGGACGAGGAGGAGACGTACGCCAGAGTAAG GAGCGACACACGCCCCTTCAGGCACGAGTGGAGGCCGACGCCCCTGCTGGTACTCCACAGGAACTCGTCCGTGCCGAACTTCAGGCGCGAAGGCAAGCGGATGGAGGGCCTGAGGAAGCCGGGTGTGACGGCGCTGAATCAGGCTACCGCCCTGCAGGACCAGCTCAGCCGGCTGCGGGCCCAGATCGCCAAGATCGTGGCTGGCGAGTCCG ACTCCAACCCCCTCACGCCCGAGCTGCTCTCTCCGGACGACACCACCATGGGCTTCACCATGGCCCCCTTTGAGACGTCCGCCTACCACCCCGCCCCGTCTGCCTCCTTCGTCATCAGCGACGTcaccgaggaggaggaggaggatgtggaggaggacgaggacggGGTGGAGGTGTCCGAGCTGGTGCCAGACCCCGTGCCGCCGGCCTCCATGACAGCGTCGGCAACCTTCGACCTCGACCACCCATCCGCGGGCTTCCGGGAGCCGGAGGAAGACACGGTGTCGCTGTCCAAGTCCACGAGCTTCGCCGACGTCAAGGACATCTTGAGGGACATGAACCGCATAAAGATCTGCAAGGACAG gttctCTCGTGGCTGCGTGTCTCTGCGCGAGGAAGACTCTGCGACCCTGATATCAGAAGCTCTGAGGAAGAAGTTCTCTCTGAGGGAAGATGACATCATTCTGAAGAAGTAA